From the Desulfopila inferna genome, one window contains:
- a CDS encoding monovalent cation/H+ antiporter subunit D family protein, whose translation MIAQYPILQVIVPLLGAPLCLFIRIPRLVSLFAILVSSVAFLISCGLLQQVLLHGTIIYELGGWPAPWGIEYRIDQLNSYLLLLVSGISTVVLVAAQTSIRDELPENRHVFFYTAYLLCLTGLLGILATNDAFNVFVFLEISALSSYTLIALGGDRRALTASYQYLVMGTIGATFIIIGVGLMYMMTGTLNMSDLSQRLPSVYESKTVLTAFGFFIVGVCLKLALFPLHLWLPNAYAYAPSVATAFLAATSTKVAVYVLIRYVFDVFSIEFVSKSLPLNDIFLVLGLTGIFAASVSAIYQLNIKRLFAYSSVAQIGYMILGLAIGTSLGLTATLLHLFNHALMKSALFLAIGAVVYRIGSSQLNHFAGLGRKMPWTMAAIVTGGLSLIGLPLTVGFVSKWYLVVALLERGWWPVAVLVLLSSLLAVIYVWRIVEWVYFSKPRIIIDDIKEAPLSQLIPIWTLVLANLYFGVDTRLTVGVSKLAAQSLFGVNQ comes from the coding sequence GTGATTGCCCAATATCCCATACTTCAGGTTATCGTCCCTCTATTAGGTGCACCGCTCTGTCTTTTTATCCGAATCCCGCGTCTGGTCAGCCTTTTTGCTATTCTGGTCAGCAGCGTTGCATTTCTTATCAGTTGCGGTCTGCTTCAGCAGGTACTCCTGCACGGCACCATAATTTATGAACTTGGCGGCTGGCCGGCACCATGGGGAATCGAATATCGCATCGATCAGCTTAACAGCTACCTCCTTCTGCTGGTTTCCGGCATAAGTACTGTTGTTCTTGTTGCCGCCCAGACCAGTATCAGGGACGAGCTGCCTGAAAACAGGCATGTCTTTTTCTATACCGCTTACCTGCTCTGCCTCACCGGACTCCTGGGGATCCTGGCAACAAACGATGCATTCAACGTTTTTGTATTTCTGGAAATTTCCGCCCTCTCTTCATACACCCTGATTGCCCTGGGCGGTGATCGCCGAGCCCTGACGGCATCCTACCAATACCTTGTCATGGGCACCATCGGCGCCACTTTCATCATCATCGGTGTCGGTCTGATGTATATGATGACCGGAACGCTCAATATGAGCGATCTGTCGCAACGACTGCCCTCGGTTTATGAATCGAAAACCGTATTGACGGCCTTTGGGTTTTTCATCGTCGGCGTCTGTCTTAAACTGGCGTTGTTCCCACTGCATCTCTGGCTGCCCAACGCCTATGCCTATGCACCTTCTGTGGCCACCGCTTTTCTTGCGGCGACCTCCACCAAGGTTGCCGTCTATGTCCTGATCCGTTACGTATTCGATGTTTTCAGTATCGAATTTGTCTCCAAATCACTGCCGCTCAACGATATATTTCTGGTCCTTGGGCTGACAGGTATTTTTGCGGCCTCTGTCTCCGCCATCTATCAGCTTAACATCAAACGTCTTTTTGCGTATTCCAGCGTGGCCCAGATCGGCTACATGATTTTAGGTCTGGCTATCGGCACTTCTCTTGGGCTCACTGCTACCCTGCTGCATCTTTTCAATCACGCCCTGATGAAGAGTGCGCTTTTTCTGGCCATAGGAGCGGTCGTCTATCGCATCGGCAGCTCACAGTTGAATCATTTTGCCGGACTGGGAAGAAAAATGCCCTGGACCATGGCTGCCATCGTAACCGGCGGGCTGAGCCTTATAGGACTGCCGTTAACCGTCGGTTTCGTCAGCAAATGGTATCTGGTGGTCGCCCTGCTGGAGAGAGGCTGGTGGCCCGTTGCCGTACTTGTACTCCTCAGCTCCCTGCTGGCTGTTATCTACGTCTGGCGCATAGTCGAATGGGTGTATTTTTCCAAACCCCGGATTATTATAGACGACATCAAGGAGGCACCCCTGAGTCAGCTTATCCCCATATGGACGCTGGTTCTGGCAAATCTGTACTTTGGCGTTGACACCCGCCTGACGGTAGGTGTGAGCAAGTTGGCAGCACAAAGCCTGTTTGGAGTGAATCAGTGA
- a CDS encoding monovalent cation/H+ antiporter subunit D family protein → MQLSPEMILLLTMLVPALAVFGILAAGRYPNLREGVTIAASVILIYLVSSLYVLVKNGASISLTSPDIFPGLALYFEIEPLGMLFSLVAGYLWLVTTVYAIGYMRDHHEENQTRFYACFAIAISSTMGISFAGNLFTLFIFYEVLTLSTYPLVTHAGTRKAKQGGRVYLGVLLTTSILFLLMAVIGTWHTAGTLDFTRGGVFSAETPHLVTGTLLVLFIFGIGKAAIMPFHRWLPAAMVAPTPVSALLHAVAVVKAGVFTVLKVCVYIFGLDLLQQLPSTDIMLYLAAATVLLASVVAMRQDNLKARLAYSTVSQLGYITVGALLATSMGVVGGAMHIAMHAFGKITLFFCAGAIMLAAHKTEISQMRGLGRQMPITMTAFFIGSLSIIGLPPAGGTWGKWFLLTGAFDSGKWIIMAVLMISTLLNIAYLLPIPLRAFFNSDSAQEDMTYKEAPLPSLIALSITALGCIGLFFFTQPLYQLALAIL, encoded by the coding sequence ATGCAGTTGTCGCCGGAAATGATATTACTGTTGACCATGCTGGTACCGGCATTAGCCGTTTTCGGTATCCTGGCCGCCGGTCGATATCCCAATCTGCGTGAAGGGGTGACCATAGCCGCAAGCGTAATTCTGATATATCTGGTGAGCAGCCTTTACGTCCTGGTGAAAAACGGAGCCTCTATTTCCCTGACCAGCCCGGATATCTTCCCCGGTCTTGCCCTTTATTTTGAAATTGAGCCGCTCGGCATGCTCTTTTCCCTGGTTGCCGGTTACCTCTGGCTGGTAACCACCGTCTATGCCATCGGCTATATGCGCGATCATCATGAAGAGAATCAGACCAGGTTTTATGCCTGCTTTGCCATTGCCATATCATCGACAATGGGCATCTCCTTTGCGGGAAACCTTTTTACTCTCTTTATTTTTTATGAAGTCCTGACCCTTTCCACATATCCGTTGGTAACCCATGCAGGGACCCGGAAAGCAAAACAGGGCGGCCGGGTCTATCTCGGCGTGCTGCTGACCACTTCAATCCTGTTTCTGCTGATGGCCGTTATCGGCACCTGGCATACCGCGGGAACACTGGATTTTACCAGAGGAGGCGTATTCTCGGCCGAAACCCCGCATCTGGTAACCGGAACCTTGCTGGTACTCTTTATCTTCGGGATCGGTAAGGCCGCCATCATGCCTTTTCATCGCTGGCTGCCCGCCGCCATGGTTGCACCGACTCCCGTCAGTGCCCTGCTTCATGCCGTAGCCGTAGTCAAGGCGGGTGTATTCACCGTGCTCAAGGTATGCGTCTATATTTTCGGCCTCGACCTGCTGCAGCAGCTGCCTAGCACCGATATCATGCTCTATCTTGCGGCCGCCACAGTTTTGCTGGCATCTGTCGTTGCCATGCGTCAGGATAATTTAAAAGCCCGGCTGGCCTATTCCACTGTCAGTCAACTTGGTTATATCACCGTTGGAGCCTTGTTGGCGACCAGTATGGGTGTGGTCGGCGGAGCAATGCATATCGCCATGCATGCTTTCGGCAAAATCACCCTGTTTTTCTGCGCCGGCGCCATCATGCTTGCCGCACATAAGACCGAAATCAGCCAGATGAGAGGTCTGGGGCGACAAATGCCGATCACCATGACTGCCTTTTTCATCGGCAGCCTGAGTATTATCGGCCTGCCTCCGGCCGGAGGAACCTGGGGCAAATGGTTTCTGCTGACCGGCGCATTTGATAGCGGAAAATGGATAATCATGGCAGTATTGATGATCAGTACGCTGCTCAATATTGCCTATCTTCTCCCCATTCCCCTGCGCGCCTTCTTCAACAGTGATTCAGCGCAGGAGGACATGACGTACAAGGAAGCGCCCCTGCCCTCACTGATAGCCCTGAGTATTACCGCGCTTGGTTGTATTGGTTTGTTCTTCTTTACACAACCCCTCTATCAATTAGCACTGGCAATTCTTTAA
- a CDS encoding Na(+)/H(+) antiporter subunit D yields MWPSDIPAFLPFFIGAVLALFTKGYLRGFLLLGIIVLSGLHLWNVPQGVTVSLHFLNYELMPYRVDRLSLLFGYIFHIAAFIGVVYSLHVKDTLQQVSALFYAGSAIGAVFAGDLLTLFVFWEFLALSSVFLIWARRTERSYQAGIRYLLIQVFSGLLLMAGLLIYGSQNGTLTFEYIGLDGIAGWLIFFAFGIKACFPLLHNWLTDAYPEATPTGAVFLSAFTTKVAVYALARSYPGTELLVYIGATMTCFPIFFAVIENDLRRVLAYSMINQIGFMITGIGIGTALALNGAVSHAFNDIIFKGLLFMSMGAVLHMTGRMNGSDLGGLYKSMPKTAILCIIGAASISAFPLFSGFVSKSMVMSAALHEGYHWVWLMLLFASAGVFHHAGIKIPYFAFFAHDSGIRTTEPPKNMLFAMSISAFLCLAIGIYPDMLYSLLPFETGYNPYDATHILAQTQLLFFSALAFVWLNLNGLYPPELHSTNLDAEWIYRRLFPRIISAGFSWLWRADKAVRTTTLNHMNNFFSYLTQLHYPGGRVARMRPTGNMVMWVAVLLAVYTWLLLSW; encoded by the coding sequence ATGTGGCCTAGCGATATTCCAGCCTTTCTGCCCTTTTTCATCGGTGCCGTACTGGCTCTTTTCACCAAGGGATACCTGAGAGGATTCCTGCTTCTCGGCATCATCGTGCTCAGTGGGCTTCATCTCTGGAATGTGCCCCAAGGGGTCACGGTTTCCCTGCACTTTCTCAACTATGAGCTGATGCCCTACAGGGTAGACAGGTTAAGCCTTCTATTCGGTTATATCTTTCATATTGCCGCCTTTATCGGGGTCGTCTATTCCCTGCATGTCAAAGACACCTTGCAGCAGGTATCAGCACTCTTCTATGCTGGCAGTGCCATCGGCGCCGTTTTTGCCGGCGATCTGCTCACCCTTTTCGTGTTCTGGGAATTTCTGGCTCTTTCTTCCGTTTTTCTTATCTGGGCAAGACGAACGGAACGCTCCTATCAGGCCGGAATACGTTATTTACTGATCCAGGTTTTTTCCGGCCTTCTTCTGATGGCGGGACTTCTGATATATGGCTCCCAGAATGGCACCCTTACCTTCGAATATATCGGACTCGACGGTATTGCCGGCTGGCTTATCTTCTTTGCTTTCGGAATCAAAGCCTGCTTTCCGCTTCTTCATAACTGGCTGACCGATGCCTATCCGGAAGCGACGCCGACAGGCGCCGTCTTTCTCAGCGCTTTCACCACCAAAGTTGCGGTTTATGCCCTGGCCCGCAGCTATCCGGGTACCGAGCTGCTGGTCTATATCGGTGCGACGATGACCTGCTTTCCCATATTTTTTGCAGTAATAGAGAATGATCTGCGACGGGTTCTGGCCTACAGCATGATCAACCAGATAGGCTTTATGATCACCGGAATCGGGATCGGAACTGCCCTTGCCTTGAATGGCGCAGTTTCGCACGCCTTCAACGATATCATTTTCAAGGGACTGCTGTTCATGTCCATGGGAGCGGTGCTGCATATGACCGGCCGCATGAATGGCTCCGATCTTGGAGGACTGTACAAGAGCATGCCGAAAACGGCGATACTCTGTATCATCGGTGCCGCCTCCATCTCCGCTTTCCCGCTGTTCAGCGGTTTCGTCAGCAAGTCCATGGTCATGTCAGCTGCCCTCCATGAAGGATACCACTGGGTATGGCTGATGCTGCTTTTTGCCTCCGCGGGTGTTTTCCATCATGCCGGTATCAAAATTCCCTATTTTGCATTTTTCGCCCATGATTCCGGCATTCGCACTACTGAACCTCCGAAAAACATGCTGTTCGCCATGTCGATTTCCGCATTTCTGTGTCTGGCCATCGGCATTTATCCGGATATGCTCTACAGCCTGTTGCCCTTTGAAACAGGATATAATCCTTATGATGCAACCCATATTCTGGCACAGACTCAGCTTCTCTTTTTCTCTGCGCTGGCTTTTGTCTGGCTTAACCTCAACGGCCTTTATCCTCCGGAACTACATTCGACTAATCTCGATGCTGAATGGATCTATCGACGCCTCTTTCCCCGCATCATTTCCGCCGGCTTCAGTTGGTTATGGAGAGCAGATAAGGCTGTGCGCACCACAACCCTTAATCATATGAACAACTTTTTTTCCTACTTGACTCAACTCCACTATCCCGGAGGTCGTGTCGCCCGGATGCGCCCCACCGGCAACATGGTCATGTGGGTTGCCGTTCTTCTTGCCGTTTATACCTGGCTGCTGCTGAGTTGGTGA
- a CDS encoding AI-2E family transporter gives MSKNPNSIAKPGLISAYIFLGAALLAFIQSYLLLSPLILSFFLILLISLAVNPLILKMRKLTGGRKIPTFLITLGLIIGIASIGLALFGPMKTSAEKLYYSWPSYWERLQKPLIKLEQKTEIFEKKIEEEVRTEIAQDQSVADGLEAKQEPPTEPPPEQADSPRPDMSEMFQGAIGSFTALAVNGLEILIVLVTVFFGVIFTLMNPRPIFAAILSIVPENHQDQTVIIMQRVAKFIPVWVGATSLGMITIGTLVFLFMWPIFGFTDALVLGMTAGLLEAIPYLGPIFSAIPALLLAIGEGGMTPLWVLLAYIVIQFLENNVILPLIMSRGMRVHPLAVIFSMLLCVIAFGVLGVLIATPLVKIVSIIHDELYRKRFLPSVTDEDLDHLAAVVLQEVKSSER, from the coding sequence ATGTCTAAAAATCCTAATTCTATTGCTAAACCAGGATTAATCTCAGCTTATATATTTCTAGGAGCTGCACTACTCGCATTTATTCAAAGTTATTTGCTTCTTTCTCCCTTAATCTTATCATTTTTTCTTATCCTCCTGATCTCTCTGGCCGTCAATCCACTAATCCTCAAGATGAGAAAATTGACAGGTGGGAGAAAAATACCGACGTTTTTGATCACTCTGGGATTGATCATCGGCATTGCATCGATAGGGTTGGCTTTGTTCGGTCCCATGAAGACCTCAGCAGAAAAGTTGTATTATTCCTGGCCAAGCTACTGGGAGCGCTTACAAAAGCCGTTGATAAAGTTGGAACAGAAGACTGAGATTTTTGAGAAAAAGATCGAGGAAGAAGTGAGAACTGAAATCGCTCAAGATCAATCAGTGGCTGATGGCCTGGAAGCCAAACAAGAACCTCCCACCGAACCTCCTCCAGAGCAAGCTGACTCTCCTCGCCCAGATATGAGTGAGATGTTTCAGGGCGCCATCGGCAGTTTTACCGCATTAGCCGTCAATGGTTTGGAAATATTGATTGTGCTGGTAACAGTATTTTTCGGTGTGATATTTACGCTAATGAATCCCCGCCCAATATTTGCGGCCATACTCTCGATTGTACCCGAGAATCATCAAGACCAAACCGTAATAATAATGCAGAGGGTAGCAAAATTCATTCCCGTCTGGGTAGGAGCGACCTCTCTTGGAATGATAACAATCGGTACATTGGTTTTTCTGTTCATGTGGCCGATTTTCGGTTTCACTGATGCGTTGGTACTCGGAATGACAGCGGGCCTTTTGGAAGCAATACCTTATCTTGGACCTATCTTCAGTGCCATTCCTGCACTTCTGCTCGCTATTGGCGAAGGGGGAATGACTCCATTATGGGTTTTGCTCGCGTATATTGTGATTCAATTTCTGGAGAATAACGTTATCCTCCCTCTGATAATGTCACGAGGTATGAGAGTTCACCCCTTAGCGGTAATTTTTTCCATGCTTTTATGCGTGATAGCTTTTGGCGTTTTGGGAGTTCTCATCGCTACTCCCTTGGTAAAAATCGTCAGCATCATTCACGATGAACTCTACCGTAAGCGTTTTCTCCCTTCAGTAACGGATGAAGACCTTGATCATCTGGCTGCAGTGGTTCTGCAGGAAGTGAAGTCTTCGGAGAGATGA
- a CDS encoding GNAT family N-acetyltransferase translates to MTQEQQINPDEITIKAVRLRELQGFAGRLANDSSTGQLTPISQARVRSQIHNPCGDGDDVALVTAFCGGRCVGYLGLLPGLCSVDGRVFRVFWGTTFLVSPEMRGRGVGKLLVAAMQGLGIDFIGTRMTENAKRLYCRMGMEPLGTLSYRQLRADKLKRLLPGGGEIRKGKEEHDPATMNEVVSLSLYRLVKKMFYSRILRSFRHEAAAFAAREVEQIAEFPGYTSIEVTGPGFYRSVEVINWMLTYPWVFSRDKAIEKSEYYFSTRRDLFTYKAFHIESENDPSLLGFVVVSILTHKGRTVVKVLDHAFRDPDVGFMTMVVALRCARRYLADRIEYDVDLGRYLPGWLDKKRFIKKQERLYLFHPRDENSPLSEYRGRFHLRYGDGDTGFA, encoded by the coding sequence ATGACGCAGGAGCAGCAGATTAACCCCGATGAAATAACGATAAAGGCGGTAAGGTTGAGAGAGTTGCAGGGTTTCGCAGGCCGACTCGCCAATGACTCCTCCACTGGTCAGCTTACCCCTATTTCGCAGGCACGAGTTCGTTCGCAAATCCATAATCCCTGCGGTGATGGTGATGATGTAGCTCTGGTCACGGCCTTCTGTGGCGGCCGCTGTGTCGGCTACCTTGGCTTGCTGCCCGGCTTATGCAGCGTCGATGGTCGCGTTTTCAGGGTATTCTGGGGGACAACTTTCCTGGTCTCTCCGGAAATGCGTGGCCGGGGAGTCGGCAAGTTATTGGTTGCCGCCATGCAAGGTCTTGGAATTGACTTTATCGGCACCCGCATGACCGAAAACGCCAAACGGCTCTACTGCCGAATGGGAATGGAACCTCTGGGAACTCTGAGCTACCGCCAGTTGCGGGCGGATAAACTGAAACGGTTGCTTCCCGGGGGAGGCGAGATCCGCAAAGGAAAAGAAGAACATGACCCCGCGACCATGAACGAGGTGGTGAGCCTGTCTCTCTATCGGCTGGTGAAAAAAATGTTCTACAGCAGGATACTGCGTTCGTTTCGTCATGAGGCCGCAGCGTTTGCTGCCAGGGAGGTGGAACAGATCGCGGAATTTCCCGGGTACACAAGTATCGAAGTCACCGGGCCGGGTTTTTACCGGTCTGTTGAGGTGATTAACTGGATGCTGACCTATCCATGGGTGTTTTCACGGGACAAAGCCATCGAGAAGAGCGAGTATTACTTCTCCACCAGGCGCGACCTGTTCACCTATAAGGCCTTTCATATAGAAAGTGAAAACGACCCCTCGCTCTTAGGTTTTGTCGTCGTCTCGATTCTCACCCATAAGGGAAGAACTGTCGTCAAGGTTCTTGATCATGCTTTTCGGGACCCGGACGTCGGGTTTATGACCATGGTTGTCGCCTTGCGCTGTGCCAGGCGGTATCTCGCCGACCGTATCGAATACGATGTTGATCTTGGCCGATATCTCCCCGGCTGGCTTGATAAAAAGCGCTTCATCAAGAAGCAGGAGAGATTGTACCTCTTTCATCCCCGAGACGAAAATAGTCCTCTTTCGGAATATCGGGGGAGATTCCATCTCCGTTACGGCGACGGCGACACCGGGTTTGCCTAA
- a CDS encoding MEDS domain-containing protein has product MEKLLNVKQAAALLNVSEMTIRRWTNAGLLACFRIGKKRERRFKSSDIQQFIEGRTGSQQAEWPISGTPGHRVRLGFGDLDVPDGSHVAHFYADLSEALGIQAFYVRQGIENRETVLVISPRSRKEKLFSAMEQDGLDIRNLIRQNKLIPSNGKKTPEQMTEYAVQAAASAPCSFRLIGDMSWTADQKWTAGELRTLEESTNARLGPGHLFLCQYDLRKFYGTEIMMALETHSHAIHKGKLKKSFKTDW; this is encoded by the coding sequence ATGGAAAAACTGTTAAACGTCAAACAGGCGGCTGCATTGCTCAATGTCTCTGAAATGACGATCAGAAGGTGGACTAATGCCGGCCTGCTTGCCTGCTTTCGCATTGGGAAAAAGCGGGAAAGAAGATTCAAGTCATCGGATATCCAACAATTTATTGAAGGAAGAACGGGTTCCCAACAGGCAGAATGGCCAATTTCCGGCACTCCTGGCCATCGTGTGAGGTTAGGATTTGGCGATCTCGATGTTCCGGACGGCAGCCACGTGGCTCATTTCTATGCTGATCTCTCGGAAGCCCTTGGTATCCAGGCTTTTTATGTGCGGCAGGGAATCGAAAACCGAGAAACTGTTTTGGTGATATCACCCCGAAGCCGGAAAGAAAAGCTGTTCTCGGCAATGGAGCAGGATGGCCTGGATATCCGGAATCTGATCCGTCAAAACAAACTGATCCCGAGCAATGGTAAAAAGACTCCCGAGCAGATGACGGAATATGCCGTCCAGGCAGCTGCCTCGGCGCCTTGCAGTTTCCGGCTTATCGGAGACATGTCATGGACTGCGGACCAAAAATGGACCGCTGGTGAACTCAGGACTCTTGAAGAAAGCACCAACGCCAGACTTGGTCCCGGCCATTTGTTTTTGTGCCAGTATGATCTCAGGAAGTTTTATGGTACGGAAATTATGATGGCCCTGGAAACCCACTCCCATGCCATTCACAAGGGAAAACTGAAAAAATCGTTCAAGACCGATTGGTGA